From Watersipora subatra chromosome 8, tzWatSuba1.1, whole genome shotgun sequence, a single genomic window includes:
- the LOC137401612 gene encoding ileal sodium/bile acid cotransporter-like, translated as MSRLHVWLSILAGLCLGLAETTNDNSTRGMRIVSLEEGFVTIYYGIEPTPSTVLLYADKDLGNFSISLESVKTDIATVSEEVAISPCQKEEHFNITSNVTYLTTYQYNYTSMEKMETCYNLSFTGTAVYIGYSTLKFYVQFDNSSVDVYVDEIILRCIRYQGALYTVYLVSIFVLVVIIELAMGNDIDFATIKKHLKTPKAPIIAMIAQYTINPLVAYSIIWIMGYTGGKALGFFALGCSPGGGSSNMYSKLFNGDMSLSVTMTTLSTIACLGMLPLWIYTLGATIPADEGLEKIKIPFVGILRSLAAIVIPLAIGALIKYKLPRVSRVIHKWLTVVFVLVIVFFCTFGIYINFYIFAAWDGELTLAACALPYVGFILGGLFAWICRLDWKLIKTISLETGMQNVGVCILVVQSIASNPDSDLAIILPAASTLVASWPFFIILPIYLLRQRIINKRKAKLQEEEVSETSKVGDELEMETMEKERSGSNESDDRNCVVESRVTDRLMKS; from the exons ATGAGTAGGCTGCATGTCTGGTTGAGCATTCTTGCAGGACTATGTCTAGGCCTTGCGGAAACAACAAATG ataattctACCAGAGGGATGAGGATTGTTTCCCTTGAAGAAGGTTTTGTTACTATATACTATGGAATTGAACCAACGCCAAGTACTGTGCTCCTTTATGCAGACAAAGACTTAGGGAATTTTTCCATATCACTAGAGAGCGTAAAGACAGACATTGCCACAGTTTCT GAAGAAGTTGCTATTTCTCCTTGTCAAAAAGAAGAACACTTTAATATAACAAGCAACGTTACCTATCTTACTACTTATCAATACAATTACACAAGTATGGAAAAAATGGAAACTTGCTATAACTTGTCATTCACAG GTACAGCGGTATATATCGGTTACTCAACTTTAAAGTTCTATGTACAGTTTGATAACAGCAGCGTTGACGTCTATGTAGATGAGATTATTCTTCGCTGCATCAGATACCAAGGAGCTCTTTACACAGTATATCTTGTTTCAATCTTCGTTCTG GTTGTGATCATCGAGCTAGCCATGGGAAATGACATTGATTTTGCAACAATCAAGAAGCATTTGAAGACGCCAAAGGCACCAATCATAGCTATGATCGCTCAGTACACTATCAACCCTTTg GTTGCCTATTCCATAATATGGATCATGGGCTACACTGGAGGCAAGGCGCTAGGGTTCTTTGCACTTGGCTGCTCTCCTGGTGGAGGCTCTAGCAACATGTACTCGAAACTATTTAATGGAGACATGTCACTCAGTGTCACCATGACTACTCTCAGCACAATTGCTTGCTTAG GAATGTTGCCTCTGTGGATATACACACTCGGTGCAACCATTCCTGCAGATGAAGGATTGGAGAAAATAAAAATTCCATTTGTTGGCATTTTGAGAAGTCTAGCTGCTATAGTCATACCGCTAGCAATAGGAGCCTTGATCAAGTATAAACTTCCTCGAGTGTCTCGAGTGATACACAAATGGCTTACG GTTGTATTTGTATTGGTAATTGTCTTCTTCTGCACATTTGGAATCTACATCAATTTCTACATATTTGCTGCCTGGGATGGTGAGCTGACTCTAGCGGCATGTGCGCTGCCATATGTGGGGTTCATTTTGGGTGGTCTGTTTGCATGGATCTGTCGCCTTGACTGGAAGCTTATCAAG ACTATCTCTCTGGAGACAGGCATGCAGAATGTAGGTGTCTGCATCTTAGTGGTTCAGTCAATAGCCTCAAATCCAGACAGTGACCTAGCTATTATTCTACCAGCCGCTTCTACCCTAGTAGCGAGCTGGCCTTTCTTTATAATCTTACCTATCTACTTGCTGAGACAGAGGATTATTAACAAG AGAAAGGCTAAACTGCAAGAAGAGGAAGTGAGTGAAACTAGCAAAGTGGGAGATGAACTGGAGATGGAAACTATGGAAAAAGAGCGAAGCGGAAGCAACGAAAGCGATGATAGGAACTGTGTTGTAGAGAGTCGAGTAACTGATAGACTAATGAAATCCTAA
- the LOC137402177 gene encoding ileal sodium/bile acid cotransporter-like, translating into MLAACLLPYGGYLLGGLAAWICRFNWSLIKTISIETGLQNTSVSILVAMSMSGQPDLDLAIILPIASTMVSAWPFYISLPFYMLYNKHMNKKKAKQLEDVEGSTMAVVDAKHALEAEGKINTACEESNDDLALENKL; encoded by the exons ATGCTGGCAGCATGTCTGCTGCCCTACGGAGGATACCTACTTGGTGGACTGGCAGCCTGGATTTGCCGTTTTAACTGGAGTCTTATTAAG ACTATATCAATAGAAACTGGACTTCAGAATACTTCTGTCAGCATCCTAGTAGCGATGTCAATGTCTGGACAACCTGACCTTGACCTGGCTATCATATTACCAATTGCCTCCACCATGGTGTCAGCCTGGCCTTTCTACATCTCTCTACCATTTTACATGCTCTATAACAAGCACATGAACAAG AAGAAAGCTAAACAGCTAGAGGATGTTGAAGGCTCAACAATGGCTGTTGTTGATGCGAAGCATGCATTAGAGGCTGAAGGAAAAATCAACACTGCCTGTGAGGAAAGCAATGATGACCTTGCGTTGGAAAATAAACTATGA